A stretch of DNA from Candidatus Binataceae bacterium:
CGAGCTCAGCGACGTGCCCGTCGAGCTGCTGGTGCTCGTCAGAGTGAACGGATTCGCGCCAGTCGAAGCAGTCTGCGACGACGAGCTTGACGAGCCACCAACGTAGCTGAATTCCGGCAGGCTGAGTCCGCCACTCGCTGCGCCAAAAAGCGGAGTCGAAACCGCCGCTGCAACAGCCCCACCCGAAGTGTACGTGTGGGTGAAGTTGATGTTCGCGAGGATCGCCGTCGCTTCGACGCTCTCGGCAATGCCGTCAGTACCAGAGGTCAGCGTGCCCGCCGAGTTCTGAGCGAAAGCCGACGCCGAAAGCGCCAAGCTCGCGCCGGCCACAAGGGCCGTGGTTATGTACTTACCAAACCTCATATCCTTTCCTCCTTAGACCTTTCCGTACGTTGTTCTCAGTTTTCGGGCTCTCGCCCATTTGCCTAAAATTGAACCCTGGCCCTATTCGACGCCGCTTACGGCGCCACGTGAATCGTCACTGCGTTGGAAGCAAGATTGTTGTTGCCCGCGACCTGGTCGACCTGGACGACGCCGCTCGCGTGCAAGAAAGCCGTCGGCGCCATCGTCGCCTGTCCTTCGAAAGCCGGCTCGCCCGAACCTGAACCGCCCGTAATGCGGGTCTGCGATAGCGCTATGCCATTGAGCGGCGTCAACGCTTGCGGGCTCACGCCTATGAAGGCGGCGTTGGCGAGCAGATTGCCGTCGCCGGCGGCCTGGCTGATTTGGATCAGTCCGCTCGAGTTGGCGCCGACCGAATTACCAATCGTCGCGCTGGCGGCACTGGTCACCGGAGTGAATCCTTTGGAAGTGTCCGAGACCTGATCGATGGTTATCTGGCCCGCGTTGGTCGCGATGAGTTGCTGATTGTCCTCCTGATTGACGACACCCGCGGCCTGGTTGAACTGGATCACGCCCTTCGAGCCGACAAACTGGCCGTCAGTGATCGTTGTGGTTTGCGCCCAGCAGGTTGAAGCAACCGAAGAAAAAGAGACAGCGAAAACAGAGGCAAACACCAACGCGGAAAAGACTCGCGCAGAGCGAGAATTGAGTTTCTGGTTTAGTACGCTTCCGATCACTTCATACACCGGCAAGTACCTTACGCCCAGACTGCTTTAGGTTCGCCTTGGTTTGCTCGCGGGGGTGAACGATACAGCACAAGGGCGCTGAAAAGCAAGCACCTCTCGCGAAAAGCTAACCGGGCAAACTGAACCCAGATAAACGCGAAGACTGTAACGGTCGCCGCTAACAAAGGCAATCATGAGACGATTACAAATAAATTAAGAGAGTTTCGACCTTGATGCCGATTCGAGCAATGCGAAAGCCTGGAACAATGCAATCTCGAGCGAACCCATAGACAAACACATCGCCAGTTACCTAAATCATCGCCTATCGATGCTTAACCGAACTAAGATTCTTCAAGCTCGACGTACTTTCGCATAATGAACGCGTCGATGATGAATGTCAAGGCTATATTATGCGTAGCTAGGGAACTTAAACGCGAGCTTGCGAGCGCATCTCACCATTGGGGCGGAGATTACGCTCTTGACGACGAAATCGGTCGATAGCGCGACGCATCGAGAGCTCACCCGGATTGCGAGCCGACGGCGTCGAGCGTGGCGATCTATTTCGTCTACTTGGCGGGCGGCTGCTCGTTCTCAGGCAGGGGCAATCGGTAGTCGACCTTCGAATCGCCAACCAGGTACTCGCCACGATAATACGTCCGGCCTTTGAATTCGGTGGGCAGACTGAAGCTATCGCGGTAGCCGGAATTGTCGGGCCGGATGATCTCCACAATGTGCTTACCCGGCGTGACTTTGAAGTTACATTCAAATTTTGCCGGCAGCCGGCATTCGAGCGTGTCGTCGACCCAGCATTCAACCTCGCGCGAGCCGAAGTTCGCGATCCGCATCGTCGTATCGTCGGCGCAGGCCACCTGCGTCCCCAGCAGCACCATCGCGATCGCTGCGCTTGCCCCCCAGATTGACCGTCTCGAAACCATCCTCAAAGCCTCGACGAATTTATTCTTGACGCTATCGCGTCCGCGCCCGCAAGTCCGCTCGCAATCTCGCGTGCAAAGTAAACCAGCACCAGCCGTCGCGCGGAAGCGCTCGAAATCACGGACTCGTAGCAGGCGTCTGAACGACTATCACCTGGAAAGGTTTGCTCCCCGGATTGGCCGGACTCTCGGTAGGGATCGAACCGCCACCGATCGGAGAAATCGCGCCGGTCGAGGTGGCGATCGACCCCTGGAAGATCAGACCTTCGGAAGTATCGGTGCCGTAGAAGAATATCCCCGTTGGATCGGTCGTCACGTTGCCAAGGCTCGTGAAGTTGTCCTGGATCGAAGGCGTGCCTAAGCCAGTCGCCACGATTGGATACGCTGAAGCGTTATCCGCGCCGTCATTGGCGGTAAAAAGCAGCGGGAAAAACGGATCGACCCACAACCCGACGGGCTGACCAGCGCTGTTACCGGTACCAACGGCACCGAGGAAGCTCATGCCGGGGGGAAATATCGAGCCGAGAACCCCGAAGATCGAGACCTGCCCACCAGGGCCGCCTGGAGAATTCAGTCCGCCGTCAGCAACGTAGAGCGTCGCGCCGCTGATTTGAAGCCAATTCGGTATTCCGGCGACGGTGCCCAGGCTCGGTATGTCCTCCGATATGGAGAGCTGCCCCCCGTTCTTCGCCACGTCGAAGGAGACGATCAGTCCGGAGTTCTGGTTCGCAACGAACACTGCTGCAGTCGCGAACGCCGAGTAAGTAATCGAGACCGGGGCTTGATGAAGGGTGCTGTCGCTGGGCACGACTGACACCGTCGGCGGAACAAGTGGCTTCAGAATCCCCTGCGCGTTCACTGAATACTGGAAAATCTGGTCGTTCTGTTTATCGACGACGTAGAGGAAGTTCCCACCCTCGCTGAGCGTCAAGGCCACTGGCTGAGTTCCGGCTCCGGTGCTTATGCTGCCCTGTGAAGTCGGCGTCAGTAAGCCGGTCGTCTCATTGATACTGAAACAGAAAATCTCGCTCGTCTGCGAATTGAGCGCGTAAAGGAATTTGCCGTTGGGCGTCGCGGTCAAACCTGCCGCCCCTGCCCCGCTGCCCGCAGTCGTACTGCTGCTGACCAGGGACAGGATGCCGGTCTTTGCATCAGCGCTGTAGATGCTGATCGCCGAGTCGGCGTTGTTCGTCGCGTAGACGAACTCCGGACCCGGTATCGGCGTCGGCCCCGGTCCGCCGGAGGTTTGAATGCTATGGCCGCATCCCGCGACCAACCACGCCAGTGATGCCCCGATCACCACTAAA
This window harbors:
- a CDS encoding beta-propeller fold lactonase family protein, producing MIGASLAWLVAGCGHSIQTSGGPGPTPIPGPEFVYATNNADSAISIYSADAKTGILSLVSSSTTAGSGAGAAGLTATPNGKFLYALNSQTSEIFCFSINETTGLLTPTSQGSISTGAGTQPVALTLSEGGNFLYVVDKQNDQIFQYSVNAQGILKPLVPPTVSVVPSDSTLHQAPVSITYSAFATAAVFVANQNSGLIVSFDVAKNGGQLSISEDIPSLGTVAGIPNWLQISGATLYVADGGLNSPGGPGGQVSIFGVLGSIFPPGMSFLGAVGTGNSAGQPVGLWVDPFFPLLFTANDGADNASAYPIVATGLGTPSIQDNFTSLGNVTTDPTGIFFYGTDTSEGLIFQGSIATSTGAISPIGGGSIPTESPANPGSKPFQVIVVQTPATSP